A stretch of Cyanobacterium sp. HL-69 DNA encodes these proteins:
- the ccmK1 gene encoding carbon dioxide concentrating mechanism protein CcmK1 translates to MSIAVGMIETLGFPAVVEAADAMVKAARVTLVGYEKIGSGRVTVIIRGDVSEVQASIAAGIERANGVNGGEVLSTHIIARPHENLEYVLPIRYTEEVEQFRSY, encoded by the coding sequence AGTAGGAATGATTGAAACCCTAGGGTTTCCAGCAGTGGTAGAAGCCGCTGATGCCATGGTGAAAGCCGCTCGTGTAACCCTTGTAGGTTATGAAAAAATCGGTAGTGGTCGTGTAACCGTCATTATCAGAGGAGACGTATCAGAAGTACAGGCATCTATTGCCGCCGGGATTGAAAGAGCCAATGGTGTCAACGGTGGAGAAGTACTTTCTACCCACATCATCGCTCGTCCCCACGAAAACCTCGAATACGTTTTACCCATTCGCTATACCGAAGAAGTAGAGCAATTCCGTAGCTATTAA